A section of the Clostridium felsineum DSM 794 genome encodes:
- a CDS encoding protease inhibitor I42 family protein — protein sequence MKKWRRNMVCPYIEKMRNERAQYNEVLLVPNRLNVLKVGQKGWIILESNTASTGYSWRLIPNNKGIYTVDRHFYLPPAPLIPGTPGRDIWVIKAVKMGRDTIVLNYGRGNQVAATARYAIEVR from the coding sequence ATGAAAAAATGGAGAAGAAACATGGTTTGTCCGTATATTGAGAAAATGCGTAATGAAAGAGCACAATATAATGAAGTACTGCTTGTGCCAAATAGACTAAATGTATTAAAGGTAGGACAAAAGGGATGGATTATTTTAGAAAGTAATACTGCATCAACAGGATATTCATGGAGATTAATACCTAATAACAAAGGAATTTATACAGTTGATAGGCATTTTTATTTGCCACCAGCACCACTTATACCAGGAACACCTGGAAGAGACATATGGGTAATAAAAGCAGTTAAAATGGGAAGAGACACTATAGTATTAAATTATGGCAGAGGCAATCAAGTGGCAGCCACAGCAAGATATGCTATAGAGGTAAGGTAA
- a CDS encoding multinuclear nonheme iron-dependent oxidase, translated as MLIGCNFSKHLKFLLEKEEIEVDYIKAGAYGDFDEEYSIMRSFKPILVHGLGNFERTGMKDSYVIDFKRANKLFDKCQSPHFGIHIEIKKSDMLEGMNEEDIHKHMCKQIQIFKTNINVPLLLENVPDCPTEHTIFNCYPYFQPEKLTRLFLENDVDFLLDISHAKIAAEYHGIDIKEYLKELPLNRVREIHVNGSGYDKNGFPMDTHQSMEKIDYEMLEWVLKFATPKIVTLEYAGIKGETEDYIRESLKIQLKRIKDVVGQYI; from the coding sequence ATGCTTATTGGATGTAATTTTTCAAAACACTTAAAATTTCTTTTAGAAAAAGAAGAGATAGAAGTAGATTATATAAAAGCAGGAGCTTATGGAGATTTTGATGAGGAGTATTCTATCATGCGCTCTTTTAAGCCAATTCTAGTTCATGGTCTTGGAAATTTCGAGCGTACAGGAATGAAGGATAGTTATGTTATAGATTTTAAGCGCGCTAATAAGCTTTTTGATAAGTGCCAGTCTCCGCATTTTGGTATACACATTGAGATAAAAAAATCAGATATGCTTGAGGGCATGAATGAAGAAGATATACATAAGCATATGTGTAAGCAGATTCAAATTTTTAAAACTAATATAAATGTTCCACTTTTATTAGAAAATGTTCCAGACTGCCCTACAGAACATACTATATTTAATTGTTATCCATATTTTCAACCAGAGAAGCTTACTAGATTATTTTTGGAAAATGATGTGGATTTTTTGCTTGATATAAGCCATGCGAAAATAGCGGCAGAGTATCATGGGATAGATATTAAAGAATACTTGAAAGAACTTCCACTTAACCGTGTACGTGAAATTCATGTTAACGGTTCAGGCTATGATAAAAATGGATTTCCCATGGATACTCATCAATCTATGGAAAAAATAGATTATGAAATGCTTGAATGGGTTTTGAAATTTGCAACACCTAAAATTGTAACGTTAGAATATGCAGGAATAAAGGGTGAAACTGAAGATTATATTAGAGAGTCCTTAAAAATTCAATTGAAGAGAATAAAGGATGTAGTGGGGCAATATATATAA
- a CDS encoding protease inhibitor I42 family protein produces the protein MNSKDYGILLITTGINKIKLGEEVWIILDENPSTGYNWNLNFEDSGIYRVQESFFLPSRTESVGTKGKAIWILKATDKGETVVSLNYARSFDKKPIKNVAYSIVVE, from the coding sequence ATGAATAGTAAGGATTATGGAATACTGCTTATAACTACTGGTATTAACAAAATTAAGCTTGGGGAAGAAGTTTGGATTATATTGGATGAAAATCCCTCAACAGGTTATAATTGGAATCTTAATTTTGAGGATTCAGGTATATACAGGGTTCAAGAAAGTTTCTTTTTACCTTCGAGAACAGAGTCGGTAGGAACTAAAGGTAAAGCAATATGGATTTTAAAGGCAACTGATAAGGGAGAGACTGTAGTAAGTTTAAATTATGCTAGGAGCTTTGATAAAAAACCTATAAAAAATGTTGCTTATTCAATTGTAGTAGAGTAA
- a CDS encoding GNAT family N-acetyltransferase, producing the protein MIIEKLKFQDIMELLELYKELMPFEIEYEKSAGVYKEITANENYILLVAKEENEILGSMLGIRCKSLLESFLVIEAVIVKEKIRGKGVGRKLMEKMDEFAKEKNCAYAILVSSDFREGAHKFYERLGFKDGVKGFRKLYY; encoded by the coding sequence TTGATTATAGAGAAATTAAAGTTTCAGGATATTATGGAACTCTTAGAATTGTATAAAGAACTTATGCCTTTTGAAATTGAATATGAAAAATCAGCTGGAGTATATAAAGAAATAACAGCAAATGAAAACTATATTTTACTTGTAGCCAAGGAAGAAAATGAAATTTTAGGTTCAATGCTGGGGATACGTTGTAAGAGCTTATTAGAATCTTTCTTGGTAATTGAAGCTGTAATAGTAAAAGAGAAGATTAGAGGAAAAGGAGTAGGAAGGAAGTTAATGGAGAAGATGGACGAGTTCGCAAAAGAAAAAAATTGTGCTTATGCAATTCTTGTATCCTCGGATTTTAGAGAGGGAGCACATAAATTCTATGAAAGACTTGGATTTAAAGACGGTGTTAAAGGCTTTCGTAAACTGTATTATTAG